gcaaggagagggaaaggaagaccaggtggagaggagggagagggaagggagccaAGTGGCAGAGGGGAACAAGAGGCCTGAGAGGGTGCCAGTCAGCCAGGCGCCTGAAAGAAGGGAtcagaggtaggaaagatggtgatgGCTGAGGCACCAAGAGGGGATGGTTACAGAATTGGGAAGGAATGTGAGGGGCAGATGGAGCCACAGAGGTAGTATGGATGGGGAAGAAAAACCCAAGAGACAGATCTGCTGGGATGTGGTCTACCTTATAAGAATTCATTCTGAATTTCCTTCATTACAATCTCGCTTCATGCTTTGGAAGCAGGATTCAGCCACCTGGCCCTATGGGCCATCTCCAAGTAGACACACTGATGTCGGCTTCCTCAGACAGTGGGGAGAGGGAGTAATGGGAGCAGGGCCTCCACCAGACTCAACGTTGGAATTTTATGGTGTCAGAGAAAGGGGTGGGGCAATCTTAGTCCTGCCACCGACAACTTATTGGTTGTGGTAATGCCAAGTCCCGCTTCTACAACTCTCTTAAATAGAATAGGAATAAGATTCCGTGTCTGAAAGACCACTGTAGTTCCCACTGTCTGGTTCTCAGCCACCAGGTCTGGTGTGTGGTGAGCCCAATCCACTGGAAGGCACAGGCTACCATCCGTCCACATCACAGCGGGAGGCAAGAAAGCTAGCGAGGAGGGTTCCTGGTGGCTTTTGTAGCTCCGGGTGAGATAGGCCTTGGGTCCTGGATGACCCcgtcccctcctccccccagaTGAAATATATTCAGGACTTCCAGAGGGAGAAACAGGAGTTCGAGCGAAACCTGGCCCGATTCAGGTAAGGCAGTGAAGCCCAGAGGAGGGCCATGGGGCACTGGGTGTGACAGTATAGGCTAATGCTGGCTGGAGGCTGGTGCTGGCCATCTGCAAAATATGGAATATGATGGGTCACATACAGACCCTAATGTATTATgctcaggggcaggggcaggcaaGCAGCCTCTGTCCCACTAAGCCCCAGATGGAAGGCCTAGGAGGCTCTATGGGTGGGGCAGCTAACTTGGGTCTGCCCAGGCAGTGTCCCCCATTGAACCTTGCTCCCCATGCCCTGGCTAGGGAGGATCACCCCGACCTTATCCAGAATGCCAAGAAGTCGGACATCCCTGAGAAGCCCAAAACCCCCCAGCAGCTGTGGTACACCCATGAGAAGAAGGTGTATCTCAAAGTGCGGCCAGATGTGAGTGTCTGGccaaggggtgggggtggaggcgcACGGTGGTGGCAAGGGGGGAGCCGCGCCAGGTCGGCTGGGCACGGTGCaggggagcaggagaggaggcccCTCCCCAGGGGTGGGCTGCATGGACAGGGCCTGGGCCAGCTGGCGTGCgagcgtgtgtgtgcgcgtgtgtgtgagCCTGTCCCCTTGCACCCAGGCGGGATCCCCGCCTCTCTGCCTTCTCCTCCTGGCCTGTGGGGGACACTAATGTGACCTCCTGTGGCCTGAGGGGGCGGGGGCCTCTGTGCCCCCtacccccctccccctgcccctggcTGCCTGTGTGTGTCTGACGGCTTTTGGTTTGCAGGCCACTACGAAGGAGGTGAAGGACTCCCTGGGGAAGCAGTGGTCTCAGCTCTCGGACAAAAAGAGGCTGAAATGGATTCATAAGGCCCTGGAGCAGCGGAAGAAGTACGAGGTTAGGCTTCCGCTGCGCTCCTCCCCATCCGGCTCTTCAAGAGCCTCTGCCCTCTGACTCTGTGCCACCGCATGCTGCGGGAGGCAGTCACTCCCCAGCCATCCATTGAGGGAGGGGCCTTCTGGGCCCCTCACCTCTGTCTCTATtttccctacccccaccccaccatgaGATCTCAGGctagggcagggcagggcaccACGGTTCGGCTCGTTTTGTGTGAAATGGCAGAAATGGCCATCCCCAGCTTTGCTCCCTGCCCCCCCTCCCCAGCGGCTCTCCCCCTTCCCCTGCCCCGGCTAACCCCACTCCCCATTGCCCTCCACCCCCCCACCTCACTCTGCAGGAGATTATGCGTGACTATATCCAGAAGCACCCTGAACTGAACATCAGTGAGGAGGGCATCACCAAATCCACCCTTACCAAGGCTGAACGCCAGCTCAAGGACAAGTTTGATGGGCGACCCACCAAGCCACCTCCGTGAGCACTGTCCtgtggtgggtgggtgagtgggcaGCTAGGGAACTGGGCCAGTGAGGGATGTAGGCCCATGCTCTATAGCAATGAGGTCAACTGCTCACTTGCTTATGGGGTGTGTCTCTCTTCCTGCCCGTTTTGATAGGAACAGCTATTCACTGTACTGTGCAGAGCTCATGGCCAACATGAAGGATGTGCCCAGTACGGAGCGCATGGTGCTATGCAGCCAGCAGTGGAAGCTGCTGTCCCAGAAGGAGAAGGATGCCTATCACAAGAAGTGTGACCAGGTGCTTCATAGCAGGGGGCAACCCATGGAGATTTTGGGGCCCTCCTTTGGGGTTTCAAGTGTGACCCCAGCAAAGCTCAAATCAGTCCTTGGTTATAGGTGCCTTGGCACCTGCTTCCAGCATGGCAGTGTGCTAAGTTTGGCATCTGGGCCTGTGAAGGCAGACAGCTCGGGCCTCTTGCCTACCATCTGTTGGAGGAGAGCAGGCCCTGGGGGAGGCTTTCTGAGGGTTCCTGTCCCTAATACTGGGGTCTTTGGTGAGCCTATTCCCAACTGACCCTGattcccctccctttcccagaaaaagaaagattacGAGGTGGAGATGCTCCGTTTCCTTGAGGTGAGTGTTGCTCCAGGTGGGGACTGGGCAGAGAACACGGGCTATGCGGGAGAGCCCTGAGGATCCCTGgagagcaggtggactgcagccCCACCCCTCTGTCTTCCCCACCAGAGCCTGCCCGAGGAGGAGCAGCAGCGGGTTCTGGGAGAGGAGAAGATGTTGAACATCAACAAGAAACAGGCCACCAGCCCAGCTTCCAAGAAGCCCACCCAGGAAGGCGGGAAGGTGGGCAGGGGCACCATCGGCCCAGTGGGAGGGGAACGAAGGGCTCCTGTAAACGGCCTGTGAACCCCGACCCTTCTGTACCTTCCCAGGGCGGCTCAGAGAAGCCTAAACGGCCTGTGTCCGCCATGTTCATCTTCTCTGAGGAGAAGCGGCGGCAGCTGCAGGAGGAGAGGCCAGAGCTCTCTGAGAGTGAGCTGACCCGCCTGCTGGCCCGCATGTGGAACGACTTGTCAGAGAAGAAGAAGGTTAGTCTTGCCCCTGAAAGGCGCCTCCCCACCAGTGTCCCCAGAGGGGCTGCTAGGACCACTTCCTCCCTTGGGGCAGCTGAGCAGCCtcgcccctgcccctgcccctgcccctgcccctgtcccTGCGGCTTACATATGTGGCTGGTCTCAGATGCTGGGAGCCCAGCGAGCCGACCCGGAAGGCGGGAAGCTGTCAGCTACCCCTGTTGGCTCTGGGGGGAGCGGCCGGTAGGCGGGGCGGAGCCCACGGGGACATCTGTGCCGCCCACGCTTGTGCCAGCCCCTCCTCCCTACccagagctgctgctgctgctgctggtcggACTTAGCGCGCCCCCTAGGGGTGACTCAGAGGCTGACACCTGTGTGGTCCTCCATAGGCCAAGTACAAGGCCAGGGAGGCAGCGCTGAAGGCACAATCTGAGAGGAAGCCAGGCGCGGAGCGCGAGGAACGGGGCAAGCTGCCAGAGTCACCCAAGAGAGCTGAGGAGATCTGGCAGCAGAGCGTCATCGGCGATTACCTGGCCCGCTTCAAGGTGGCAGGAAGTGGGACAGGGGTTTTCCCTGTAGCCTCCAGCCCTGGGTGACCCCTTTAGCTGATACCCTTGTCTGTCCCCAGAACGATAGGGTAAAGGCCTTGAAAGCCATGGAGATGACCTGGAACAAcatggagaagaaggagaaactAATGTGGATTAAGAAGGCCGCTGAAGACCAAAAGCGATATGAGGTGGGAAGAGgactgcaccccccccccccatataaGCTGGGGCTTTGAGCCAGAGATCCCAGCCTTGTTGTGACCCTGAACCAGTCTCAACTCGACGCTGCCCACCCCCCCAATTGAGCCTCagtctcatcagtaaaatggaggAGATAGTATTGGCCTTCAAGGTTATTGTTGAGGGACATGAGTTCAATTCCAAAAATACATTGAAATGATAGTGCTTGACATAGGTGTAAGTTGTTAGGTAATTGTTCCCTGGCCATGCTTTGGTTTCTGCTCTTCCTGGCACATAAAAAGAGAACCAGCTAAGGCATGACAGAGTGGGGCAGGAGGCAGCAGTATTTCAGGGGTTGTGGGGATGAGTGTGACCCTTCCAGGTCTCCCCACAGAGGGAGCTGAGTGAGATGCGGGCACCTCCAGCTGCTACGAATTCTTCCAAGAAGATGAAGTTCCAGGGAGAACCCAAGAAGCCTCCCATGTGAGCCTGGGGCTGAAGCCTGCCTTGGTGTGGGGAGGGTGAGGACTAGAGGGCCTGTTGGTTGGGGGTCTTGACCCTCCCTTAACAACCCCCATCCCAGGAATGGTTACCAGAAGTTCTCCCAGGAGCTACTGTCCAATGGAGAGCTGAACCACCTGCCACTGAAAGAGCGCATGGTGGAAATAGGCAGCCGCTGGCAGCGCATTTCCCAGAGCCAGAAGGAGCACTACAAAAAGCTGGCCGAGGAGCAGCAGAAGCAGTACAGGGTGCACCTGGACCTCTGGGTCAAGGTAAGAGGGCAAAGGACCcttgggagggagagggaggcacCATCTTGTCTTATTCACCATTTCTTTCAATACCCCAGCAGTCCTAAGGGGCAGTGATTACTGTCACCCTTTTAAaccaaagctcagagaggttaagtaatttgcccaaagtcataCAGTAGGtataaaaattgaaatcagactgccttttctctctccctctaggACTGGGGGTCCTCTTTGGACTCTGGCTTGATTCCTAGTCTCTGAGCTTCCCTCTGTACCTTGGTTGAGTAGTAAGATCTGTAAAGTGAGGAGAATCATCTGTGTCCTCTCCAGCCACCCAAATTGGCCAAGAATTTGGCCAGAGATTAGACGCTCCAAATGTTAGATGAGCCCCAATGCCTCATCAGTGGCTCAGGGAACTTAGGACCAAGTAGGGTTGATGATATCAGGCTCTGTTGAGTCATTGTGGGGAGACTTCTAAGTTAAAGAAGGCCCCATCTATGGAGCCTCCATTTGGGTagagtaagaaaatgaaaatgagcagTCTTGATGTATAGTGGCTTACATTaaccaggaatggtggcacaagcctataatcaaggctgaggcaggagggtggcaagtttgaggtcagtctggacaacttagaccttgtctcaaaataaaaataaaaggaggtgGGGATGTAGCATCAAAAGCAGATACTTGAGCTGTATTCCTAGACCCCTGGGGCACTCTTCAGAGACCAGGTATAAAGATGGGTGATGTAAAGTCCTCAGCCTACTGCCTGGCTGGAGCTCAGTATGCTCAGCTGGCAGTAATCTGGGGAGCGTTTCAACCCCCactttctctctgtctccccagAGTCTGTCTCCCCAGGACCGTGCAGCATATAAAGAATACATCTCCAATGTGAGTTTGGGAGCCCGGCAGTGGCATGGTGGGGGCAGGGATCCCCAGGACCTGGAACTCACAGCTGCCCCTTGTGCATCCCCATCCTCTCCTATAGAAACGTAAGAGCATGACCAAGCTGCGAGGCCCAAACCCCAAGTCCAGCCGGACCACCCTGCAGTCCAAGTCGGTAAGGAGCTTCTCCCAGATAGGGAGCAAGTATCTGTACAACAGGGTCCCAGTGCCTGGAGTGGCTGGGCCAAGACCACTGGTGTCTCTCTGCCCCTCCAGGAATCTGAGGAGGATGATGAAGAGGATGAGGATGATGAGGatgaagatgaagaagaggaagacGATGAGAATGGGGATTCCTCTGAGGATGGTGGAGACTCCTCCGGATCCAGCAGTGAAGATGAGAGCGAGGATGGGGATGAGGTGGGGCAGGCAGGGCATGGTGGGAGGGGCAGGATTGAGTTCCACAAGGAGGGCCACCTGGTAACTGCACATCCTTTCTTCCTCTAGAACGAGGAGGATGATgaggatgaagatgatgatgaggaTGACGATGAGGATGAAGACAATGAGTCCGAGGGCAGcagctccagctcctcctcctcaggggacTCCTCAGACTCTGACTCCAACTGAGGCTCACCCCCCGGGGCAGCCAGGGAGAGCTTTAGAGCTCCCCTCCCCAACTGACCACCTTTGTCTCTCCCCCATGTTCTGTCCCCTACCCCCTGGCCTCCCccactttctgtctttctttttctttttcttttttaaacaaaatatggtgGGGGTAGGggactggaggagcccaggccagGACTCTGTTTGCCTTGGAGCAATCGGCCCTGGGGGTCCTCCAGGGAGAGCAACCATCAGACTGAGCCAGCACTGGACCAGACCGGCCCACCCCACCCCTCTTCTGCACTTGCAGTTCTGGCATGGACAATGGACCAGGGGTGGGGAGTCCCAAAGAGTTCAGTGAGGCCCTCCACACCTGCAACCCAAACCAAGGTGGGGTGGAAGCTTGGGGAGGACCCCTTCCTTCCCAGAGGGGCTCACCACCTGGACCCCTGCATTGGAACTGGAGGCAGGGAAACTGTTGGGAGAGGCGGGCAGGTGCCTTTGAGAAAACAGGCACTGCCCTGATGGtcctctcccctgcccctgcAGAAAGGAGCTGCCTGGACCCACTCATGGGGGAGGGGCAGAAgtgttttttatatatgtgtatatattttttttttaagctctgaGCTGTCAACGAGACGTTTCCTACCGATCCCGGCTGCCGTCTCTGTTGTCATTTCTGGGAGAGGGAGGGTTTAGGGGGTAGATttggaactttttttaaaaggtctTGATGTGtgtgggaaagagagagagagagagagagtgtgtgtgtgtgtgtgtgtgtgtgtgtgtgtgtgtgtgtgtgtgtgtacgtgtgcacGCGCACACGCTGTATATAGCATGAGTGCACCTGTGGGTGTGTTTGAGTGCGTGTAGAAAAGAGAAGGGGTCTGTCCTGGAGCCCACCTCAGTTTTTGTGAATCTGGAAAAGGGTTGGTGAGGGCCAGGGAGATGATGATCCCAGTGGGAACAGGCTGAGGCTGCCCTTCTCTGCATGTCTCCACTTTGCCTGGTCTCTGGTTCTATTTGGGGAGGGCACTGAAGCCACTCTTGATGCTTCCTATACAGTTTCCCTGTGCCAGGGTCATGTGCATCTGAGCTGCTGCTGGTCCCTACTGTCCAGCAGGAAGGCGGGAAAGGGCAGACAATGGTGTGAACCTTAAAACTTTTCTTTGATGGAAAAGGCCTTCTGGCTCATGTGAGGGGGCCAGCCTGGCCACTCTGGGTTCAGAGTCTGGGCATCAGGAAGTGTGTTGAGCTCTTATGTACACATCCCTAACTGCCTTCCCCCATGTCCTCTGGCCACCCCATTTCCTTTGATTTCTCAGGTCTGCTCCCCCTCTTCCTTGCCCCTCAACCTTATAGTTGGGAAAGGGGCTACAGAAGCTGCTTTCTGCAGCTGTCCCTTTAACCCTTGCCAGCCATCCCAAGTTTTTTGGTACCCTGATTCCTTGACTCTTAATAAGCCAAGCCACCTTATCTGTggatttaatttttgttgttggcaGTTTTTACTAAATtggtttgaaaaaaattttttttaaaacaatcatgTCAGTGACCTATTTAATCGGGGCTTTGTGCTTCCCACCTTCCCCTCTGAATGAAAGCCAGGAATGGGGGAAGTGGGACCTCTGCCAAGGTGGTGGGGCAGAAAAGGTAAAGGGCCCCACCCCAGATAGGCTGTGGGTCTCTCAAATGAAAGCAGAGACAATCTGCTTTGCCTGGACCCTGGTGCTTGGATGGGGAGGCCTAGGGAGGGACACTCCCCACTCCCACTCCCCTTCCTTTATCCTGACCCAGGAATTAAGTACAGGAGTTTATAGGTTATTTCCTCCTAAGAACCCCTGCAAAGACCCCCCACCCAATATCCTTTATCTGAATGCCCCTGCACTATTATGTTTTAGTggaatgtgttttcatttaaaaataactttgaacaGGAtacttttcctgttttaaaaattgaaaaattcttaCAGTACAGACAGggccatgggggtgggggtgttggtGCTGTAAGAGGTCGCTCTGAGTGCATTTTGGCACTGGGACGGGATGGCTGGGGTGGGAAGACCCCCattcccccaccttttttttctaatatttaaggAGTGTTTTGTAGGTTTCAACAACAACCACACTTGAATTTGTATtatgggaggtgggagggaatggctTAGAGGTGTCTGCCTAAGCTTAAGGCCAACTGTGgaagttttgttttcccttttttttgtacaataaagtgaaaaatgaagGTCTGACTGCTGTCTGGTCACTGGAATAAGTGAAAGTGGGTGGCAGGGGTGACCCAATAGGTCAGATAAACTCTTGAAGCTATCTTGTTTGCCCTTTCTAGAACCATCTTACATCATTTTGTGCTACTGTTTGGTGCTTTCTATATTCAGTTg
This window of the Ictidomys tridecemlineatus isolate mIctTri1 chromosome 3, mIctTri1.hap1, whole genome shotgun sequence genome carries:
- the Ubtf gene encoding nucleolar transcription factor 1 isoform X2, which produces MNGEADCPTDLEMAAPKGQDRWSQEDMLTLLECMKNNLPSNDSSKFKTTESHMDWEKVAFKDFSGDMCKLKWVEISNEVRKFRTLTELILDAQEHVKNPYKGKKLKKHPDFPKKPLTPYFRFFMEKRAKYAKLHPEMSNLDLTKILSKKYKELPEKKKMKYIQDFQREKQEFERNLARFREDHPDLIQNAKKSDIPEKPKTPQQLWYTHEKKVYLKVRPDEIMRDYIQKHPELNISEEGITKSTLTKAERQLKDKFDGRPTKPPPNSYSLYCAELMANMKDVPSTERMVLCSQQWKLLSQKEKDAYHKKCDQKKKDYEVEMLRFLESLPEEEQQRVLGEEKMLNINKKQATSPASKKPTQEGGKGGSEKPKRPVSAMFIFSEEKRRQLQEERPELSESELTRLLARMWNDLSEKKKAKYKAREAALKAQSERKPGAEREERGKLPESPKRAEEIWQQSVIGDYLARFKNDRVKALKAMEMTWNNMEKKEKLMWIKKAAEDQKRYERELSEMRAPPAATNSSKKMKFQGEPKKPPMNGYQKFSQELLSNGELNHLPLKERMVEIGSRWQRISQSQKEHYKKLAEEQQKQYRVHLDLWVKSLSPQDRAAYKEYISNKRKSMTKLRGPNPKSSRTTLQSKSESEEDDEEDEDDEDEDEEEEDDENGDSSEDGGDSSGSSSEDESEDGDENEEDDEDEDDDEDDDEDEDNESEGSSSSSSSSGDSSDSDSN
- the Ubtf gene encoding nucleolar transcription factor 1 isoform X1 translates to MNGEADCPTDLEMAAPKGQDRWSQEDMLTLLECMKNNLPSNDSSKFKTTESHMDWEKVAFKDFSGDMCKLKWVEISNEVRKFRTLTELILDAQEHVKNPYKGKKLKKHPDFPKKPLTPYFRFFMEKRAKYAKLHPEMSNLDLTKILSKKYKELPEKKKMKYIQDFQREKQEFERNLARFREDHPDLIQNAKKSDIPEKPKTPQQLWYTHEKKVYLKVRPDATTKEVKDSLGKQWSQLSDKKRLKWIHKALEQRKKYEEIMRDYIQKHPELNISEEGITKSTLTKAERQLKDKFDGRPTKPPPNSYSLYCAELMANMKDVPSTERMVLCSQQWKLLSQKEKDAYHKKCDQKKKDYEVEMLRFLESLPEEEQQRVLGEEKMLNINKKQATSPASKKPTQEGGKGGSEKPKRPVSAMFIFSEEKRRQLQEERPELSESELTRLLARMWNDLSEKKKAKYKAREAALKAQSERKPGAEREERGKLPESPKRAEEIWQQSVIGDYLARFKNDRVKALKAMEMTWNNMEKKEKLMWIKKAAEDQKRYERELSEMRAPPAATNSSKKMKFQGEPKKPPMNGYQKFSQELLSNGELNHLPLKERMVEIGSRWQRISQSQKEHYKKLAEEQQKQYRVHLDLWVKSLSPQDRAAYKEYISNKRKSMTKLRGPNPKSSRTTLQSKSESEEDDEEDEDDEDEDEEEEDDENGDSSEDGGDSSGSSSEDESEDGDENEEDDEDEDDDEDDDEDEDNESEGSSSSSSSSGDSSDSDSN